Proteins found in one Prochlorococcus marinus XMU1405 genomic segment:
- the rpmF gene encoding 50S ribosomal protein L32 gives MAVPKKKKSKSKRNQRHAVWKGKAAIAAQKAISLGKSVLTGKAQGFVYPIEEEEEEE, from the coding sequence ATGGCTGTACCAAAGAAGAAAAAATCGAAGAGCAAAAGGAATCAAAGACATGCTGTCTGGAAAGGTAAAGCGGCAATAGCTGCTCAAAAAGCTATATCTCTAGGTAAATCAGTTTTAACTGGGAAAGCTCAAGGTTTTGTTTATCCTATTGAAGAAGAAGAAGAAGAAGAATAG
- a CDS encoding DUF565 domain-containing protein, whose amino-acid sequence MQKTNFSRITYQLNNLFFGFLSDTWRTKSIGLISVLTGYFLFANFLTKFISEGKNELIMVPIIIVFIEIIIRIKPTASSKFYYLWTVVDKLRIGAIYAVILEAFKLGS is encoded by the coding sequence ATGCAAAAAACTAATTTTTCAAGAATCACCTACCAGTTAAATAATTTATTTTTTGGTTTTCTAAGTGATACTTGGAGGACAAAATCTATTGGACTAATTTCTGTTTTGACAGGTTATTTTTTGTTCGCAAATTTTCTTACAAAATTTATCTCTGAAGGTAAAAATGAGTTAATTATGGTCCCAATAATTATTGTTTTTATTGAAATTATTATAAGAATTAAACCTACCGCGAGTTCAAAATTTTATTATCTATGGACCGTAGTTGATAAATTAAGAATTGGTGCAATTTATGCCGTTATACTTGAGGCATTTAAATTAGGCTCTTAA
- a CDS encoding HAD-IA family hydrolase — protein sequence MNYLEGVYWDLDGTIANTELEAHLPAFNNAFNDLGIDWNWDTNTYIKLLKINGGKNRIAYYAKSNSDNFSEDLILKIHETKQFHYLEIIKKNCVSLKTGVFRLIKELHRKKVRQFIVTSSSRIQVNLLVDYLFNGFNPFEFIISSEDVELKKPNPLPYLKAIQLSGINKNNSIVFEDSIPGLKSSMAANLPTIFVPSNIPIVLEENIKLDCILDSLGDENNVANVIKGPKLKKSYVNYSFLSDYLVSFSNAKN from the coding sequence GTGAACTATCTTGAGGGTGTTTATTGGGATTTAGATGGTACTATCGCAAATACTGAATTAGAGGCCCATTTGCCTGCTTTTAATAATGCTTTTAATGACCTTGGTATTGATTGGAATTGGGATACTAATACATATATAAAACTTCTGAAGATAAATGGGGGCAAAAATAGGATTGCTTATTACGCTAAATCTAATAGTGATAATTTCTCAGAAGATTTAATTCTCAAAATTCATGAAACAAAGCAGTTTCATTATTTAGAAATTATAAAAAAAAATTGCGTTAGTTTAAAAACTGGTGTTTTTAGATTAATAAAAGAATTACATAGAAAAAAAGTAAGACAATTTATTGTTACTTCAAGTTCAAGAATTCAAGTCAATCTACTTGTTGATTATCTTTTTAATGGCTTCAACCCTTTTGAGTTCATTATTTCAAGCGAAGACGTTGAATTAAAGAAACCAAATCCATTGCCATATTTAAAGGCAATCCAATTAAGTGGTATAAACAAAAACAACTCAATTGTTTTTGAAGACTCCATTCCAGGATTGAAATCTTCCATGGCGGCTAACTTGCCTACAATTTTTGTCCCTTCAAATATCCCAATTGTTCTTGAGGAAAATATTAAATTGGATTGTATTTTAGACAGTCTTGGTGATGAGAATAATGTGGCAAACGTAATTAAAGGCCCTAAACTAAAAAAATCATATGTTAACTATAGTTTTCTAAGTGATTACTTAGTCTCTTTTAGTAATGCAAAAAACTAA
- a CDS encoding YkgJ family cysteine cluster protein encodes MKSWTCIENCGACCKFDLNERSDLANKLNKEDIALINSMTAKDGWCKNLDRENKKCLIYETRPHFCRVSEFSTSFKGYLKSGDKFLIDCCKQHISSNYGYQSKEMKTFRIAVSGK; translated from the coding sequence ATGAAATCATGGACATGTATAGAAAATTGTGGAGCTTGTTGTAAATTCGACTTGAATGAAAGAAGCGATTTGGCTAACAAACTTAACAAAGAAGATATAGCCTTGATTAATTCGATGACGGCTAAAGACGGTTGGTGTAAAAATCTGGACAGAGAAAATAAAAAATGCTTAATTTATGAAACCAGACCACATTTTTGCAGGGTAAGTGAATTTTCAACTTCATTTAAAGGATATTTGAAATCTGGCGATAAATTTTTAATAGATTGCTGCAAACAACATATTTCATCAAATTATGGATACCAAAGTAAAGAGATGAAAACTTTTAGAATTGCTGTTTCAGGAAAATGA
- a CDS encoding TMEM165/GDT1 family protein: MNSKLEKKENNLEKSFFSIFITTFTTIFIAELGDKTQIATLMLSAESGRPIVVFLGSSLALISSSIVGVLIGKWVSKKISPSKFALSTGTLMILISIFLAYETFKNYL; encoded by the coding sequence ATGAATAGTAAATTAGAAAAAAAAGAAAACAATCTAGAAAAAAGTTTTTTTTCAATATTTATAACGACATTTACAACAATTTTTATTGCTGAACTTGGCGATAAAACTCAAATAGCCACATTAATGCTTTCTGCTGAATCGGGCAGGCCAATAGTCGTTTTTCTTGGAAGTTCTCTAGCATTAATAAGCTCTAGCATAGTAGGGGTTCTTATTGGTAAGTGGGTATCAAAAAAAATATCTCCTAGCAAATTTGCTTTATCTACTGGTACTTTAATGATATTGATAAGTATATTTTTAGCTTATGAAACATTTAAAAATTATTTATAA
- a CDS encoding TMEM165/GDT1 family protein, translating to MVLSLLLSTFITVFIAELGDKTQLATLTISGTSNKPLAVFLGSSSALVFASLLGALTGGSISSFLPEVVLKSIASITFFIIGIRLFINSFTIEKEEKEEKENN from the coding sequence ATGGTTTTAAGTTTATTACTATCAACATTTATAACCGTTTTCATAGCTGAATTAGGTGACAAAACTCAATTAGCTACTTTAACTATAAGTGGCACTTCAAATAAACCATTAGCAGTTTTTCTAGGATCTTCTTCAGCACTTGTTTTTGCAAGTTTACTAGGAGCTTTAACAGGTGGTTCTATTTCAAGTTTTTTACCCGAAGTAGTTCTTAAGTCAATAGCGTCCATTACATTTTTTATCATTGGTATAAGGCTTTTTATCAACTCTTTCACCATCGAAAAAGAAGAAAAAGAAGAGAAAGAAAATAATTAG
- a CDS encoding RNB domain-containing ribonuclease, giving the protein MFTSSSIIDNLNQSEGLEYKKLCRLLKITKKSDKDKLDIALTALEKLEIINKNENDEYTYIKDNDHLVAKIRCSSKGYCFAVRGKDKEDIYIKENLLNYAWNGDKVLVRIIKEGYRRRSPEGIVDCILERSNQILLSKVEIINNDVYAIPIDDRILSKIKLPKENKKYTFKPDNKNIVKVEIDRFPIGQEEGLGHVIQELKLNNNEEYDTDFVLSKSNIVNSYNLNHIESKKIEQRERIDLTDKNSYLFKSWNSNNSPMLPMIQIDQGENKSTKLWIHTNNLAERVDLNSKKSLEILFKGFESLPLLNDWQNYLSEAIRNDSEFKVGKKNEAISLCLHLNSDNEIIDWSFHLTLVKCTLNVGSDHTEALLSRKSKSRIISRVLKPIKEYIDDLDKILEISCSFRQKHLLEGKVEIPAPLNKIESLEEFFIHNPAEYSKGYFESLNKEDCQTYLSPILYEANLIWFKHSNQYGLKSAGHLSNGIDYVNANEIIKYSEFIDNDIELNEDGNLTFSQVIKLCGDDNKKRILHKLLINEFKDNEIRLISKNPDNDESEKLFISPWTIPGFDFTNLINQYCIFNMIINGKKSKKNNIDAINISESNSLDLVNWDIFNSSISKNLEILFNKFVIDKLNEFKYKVNQYKSNMINIKKVRKAEKLLGNIYSGFILSVQTYGFFVEISELNVEGLVHVSTLNNDWYEYRSRQNLLIGRKSKKSYKVGDAIEIKIIKVDILKYQIDLELS; this is encoded by the coding sequence ATGTTCACATCATCTTCAATAATTGATAATCTTAATCAGTCAGAAGGGTTAGAATATAAAAAATTATGCAGATTATTAAAAATAACAAAAAAATCTGATAAGGATAAATTAGATATTGCTTTAACAGCTCTAGAAAAACTTGAAATAATTAATAAAAATGAAAATGATGAATATACTTACATAAAGGATAATGATCATCTTGTCGCCAAAATAAGATGCAGTAGCAAAGGCTATTGCTTTGCTGTAAGAGGAAAAGACAAAGAAGATATCTACATTAAAGAAAATCTACTTAACTATGCATGGAATGGAGATAAAGTTTTAGTAAGGATAATTAAAGAGGGATATAGAAGAAGATCACCTGAAGGAATAGTTGATTGTATTCTTGAAAGATCAAATCAAATACTTCTTTCTAAAGTAGAAATAATAAACAATGATGTATATGCAATCCCAATAGACGATAGGATCCTTTCTAAAATTAAACTTCCAAAAGAAAATAAAAAATACACATTCAAACCAGACAATAAGAATATAGTAAAAGTTGAGATTGATAGATTTCCAATAGGTCAAGAAGAAGGACTAGGTCATGTGATACAAGAACTAAAACTTAACAATAATGAGGAATATGATACAGACTTTGTTTTATCTAAAAGCAATATCGTTAATTCATATAATTTAAATCATATTGAATCAAAAAAAATAGAACAAAGGGAGAGGATAGACCTTACAGATAAAAACTCTTATTTATTCAAAAGTTGGAATTCTAATAATTCTCCAATGCTCCCAATGATTCAAATAGATCAGGGGGAAAATAAAAGTACTAAATTATGGATACATACAAATAACCTTGCTGAAAGAGTAGACCTAAATAGTAAAAAATCTCTAGAAATATTATTTAAAGGGTTTGAATCATTACCGTTATTAAATGATTGGCAAAACTACCTTAGTGAAGCCATAAGAAATGATTCTGAATTTAAAGTTGGTAAAAAGAATGAAGCGATAAGCCTCTGTCTGCATTTAAATAGTGATAATGAAATAATTGATTGGTCATTCCATCTTACTTTAGTAAAATGCACTCTTAACGTTGGTAGTGATCATACTGAAGCGCTTCTATCTAGAAAGAGTAAATCAAGGATAATATCTCGGGTATTAAAACCAATAAAGGAATATATAGACGATTTAGATAAAATACTTGAAATTTCATGTTCATTCAGACAAAAACATCTTTTGGAGGGCAAGGTTGAAATTCCTGCACCACTTAATAAAATTGAGTCACTTGAAGAATTTTTTATTCACAATCCAGCTGAATATTCAAAAGGATATTTTGAATCATTAAATAAGGAAGATTGCCAAACTTATCTTTCACCAATACTATATGAAGCTAATTTAATATGGTTCAAACATTCAAATCAATATGGCTTAAAAAGCGCCGGACATCTCTCAAATGGAATAGATTATGTTAATGCAAATGAAATCATCAAATATTCAGAATTTATTGATAATGATATAGAGCTTAATGAAGATGGCAATTTGACATTTAGTCAAGTAATTAAATTATGTGGCGATGATAATAAAAAAAGAATCTTACATAAACTTCTAATTAATGAATTTAAGGACAATGAAATAAGGTTGATATCTAAAAATCCTGATAATGATGAATCAGAAAAATTATTTATTTCTCCATGGACAATTCCTGGATTTGACTTTACTAATCTTATTAACCAGTACTGTATTTTTAATATGATAATAAATGGTAAGAAATCAAAGAAAAATAATATTGATGCAATCAATATATCGGAAAGTAATTCATTAGACCTAGTAAATTGGGATATATTTAATTCATCAATTTCAAAAAATCTAGAAATATTATTTAACAAGTTTGTGATAGATAAACTTAATGAATTCAAGTACAAAGTTAACCAATATAAATCTAATATGATAAATATAAAAAAAGTAAGAAAAGCAGAAAAATTACTAGGTAATATTTATAGTGGGTTTATTTTATCAGTGCAAACATATGGTTTCTTTGTTGAGATATCAGAACTAAATGTAGAAGGTTTAGTACACGTAAGCACTCTTAATAATGATTGGTATGAATACAGGTCAAGGCAAAATCTATTGATTGGAAGAAAATCTAAAAAATCATATAAAGTTGGAGATGCAATAGAAATAAAAATAATAAAAGTCGATATTCTTAAATATCAAATTGATTTAGAATTAAGTTAA
- a CDS encoding DUF2996 domain-containing protein: MEENLDKNNEVNDEISDNTTKSNSEEIKGPKSEKVNNIDLNNGDSATKVVKNNEINTSEKPITKPKKELPIEKKPFQEFINMHLIPSLTEEINQRGLEINNINLTNTNRPIAGDKCWVINCEIKDTCNFWLSFEKDDISSLKSISLSKPNQQPSIIESFLIDEKRITLKLIISRVLQRLNGQKLIGVN, encoded by the coding sequence ATGGAAGAAAATTTAGACAAAAATAATGAAGTAAATGATGAAATATCTGACAACACTACTAAATCAAACTCAGAGGAAATAAAAGGACCTAAATCAGAAAAAGTTAACAATATAGATTTAAATAATGGTGATTCTGCTACTAAAGTTGTTAAAAATAATGAAATTAATACCTCCGAAAAACCTATAACAAAACCAAAAAAAGAACTCCCAATAGAGAAAAAGCCTTTCCAAGAATTTATTAACATGCACCTAATTCCTTCACTTACTGAGGAAATTAATCAAAGAGGATTAGAAATAAACAATATTAACCTCACTAACACAAATAGACCTATTGCTGGAGATAAATGTTGGGTGATAAATTGTGAAATTAAAGATACATGCAACTTTTGGTTATCCTTTGAGAAGGATGACATTAGTTCATTAAAAAGTATTTCTTTATCAAAACCTAATCAACAACCCAGTATTATTGAATCCTTTCTTATTGACGAAAAAAGAATTACCCTAAAATTAATAATTTCAAGAGTACTCCAAAGATTGAATGGTCAAAAGTTAATAGGAGTTAATTAG
- the acsF gene encoding magnesium-protoporphyrin IX monomethyl ester (oxidative) cyclase, whose product MAQSTVESKNKKDINNGKIPAKETILSPRFYTTDFEAMENMDLSINEEELEAICEEFRKDYNRHHFVRNSEFEGAAEKLDPETRELFVDFLEGSCTSEFSGFLLYKELSKRIKVKNPLLAECFAHMARDEARHAGFLNKSMSDFGLQLDLGFLTANKDYTYFPPRSIFYATYLSEKIGYWRYIAIYRHLEKNPDSKIFPLFNYFENWCQDENRHGDFFDALMKAQPRTVKSLSQKITIGGSTFTHPLFDYFHRFRYFLNNLPLTSKLWSRFFLLAVFATMYARDLGIKKDFYSSLGLDARDYDQFVINKTNETAARVFPVVMDVYDKSFYGRLDKIVENNKVLSYIAKSDGNKVSKTFKKLPKYLSNGYQLLRLYLLKPLDSKDFQPSIR is encoded by the coding sequence ATGGCTCAATCAACTGTTGAATCAAAAAATAAAAAAGATATTAATAATGGAAAGATACCAGCAAAAGAAACAATTTTGTCCCCAAGATTCTATACAACAGACTTTGAGGCTATGGAAAATATGGATTTATCAATAAACGAGGAGGAATTGGAAGCTATATGTGAGGAATTTAGGAAAGATTACAATAGACATCATTTTGTAAGAAATAGTGAATTTGAGGGTGCTGCAGAAAAATTAGATCCTGAGACAAGAGAGCTTTTTGTTGATTTTCTCGAGGGAAGTTGTACATCAGAATTTTCAGGTTTTTTACTTTATAAGGAACTTAGTAAGAGAATTAAAGTCAAAAACCCTCTACTTGCTGAATGTTTTGCACATATGGCCAGAGATGAAGCAAGACATGCAGGTTTTTTAAATAAATCTATGAGTGACTTTGGACTTCAGTTAGATTTAGGTTTTTTAACAGCCAATAAAGATTACACTTATTTCCCACCAAGAAGTATCTTTTACGCTACTTATTTATCCGAAAAAATAGGTTATTGGAGATATATAGCAATTTATAGGCATCTCGAAAAGAACCCTGATAGCAAAATTTTTCCACTATTTAATTACTTTGAAAATTGGTGTCAAGATGAAAATAGACATGGGGATTTCTTTGACGCATTAATGAAAGCACAGCCACGTACTGTTAAATCTTTAAGCCAAAAAATTACCATTGGCGGCTCTACTTTTACACACCCATTATTTGACTATTTCCATAGGTTTAGATATTTTTTGAATAATCTTCCATTAACATCCAAGTTATGGTCTAGGTTCTTTCTATTAGCTGTATTTGCAACTATGTATGCAAGGGATTTGGGAATTAAAAAAGATTTCTACAGTTCTTTAGGTTTAGATGCCAGAGATTACGACCAGTTTGTTATTAATAAAACAAATGAAACTGCAGCAAGAGTTTTCCCTGTAGTAATGGACGTTTATGATAAATCTTTTTATGGAAGATTAGATAAAATAGTAGAGAATAATAAGGTTCTTTCCTATATTGCAAAAAGTGATGGAAATAAAGTATCTAAAACTTTTAAAAAATTACCTAAATATTTATCAAACGGTTACCAGTTATTAAGACTATACTTATTAAAACCTCTAGATAGCAAAGATTTCCAACCTTCGATTAGATAA
- a CDS encoding TldD/PmbA family protein, whose protein sequence is MLSSQIKSNEIAFGSCNKELLEEIIFYGIGLGADFVEIFIENTDNSSVLAEEDFITSVSPSFGRGAGIRIFKGKKDGFVSTNDLTKHGLMRSVSQAIEMLDITHNKTEVFNGLNKHRDYSLSKKKWINDVPSIHEISEKLLVSTKSLKKNNKIITRKGSYSRNLQEVIIASSDGTYVSDIRLHQTVGLNVIASDAQYRSSASRRFGSSGMPNEFRLWDHEKAVNDVFESSMNMLYADYVDAGQMPVVLANKFGGVIFHEACGHLLETTQIERGTTPFENKLNEKIAHESVTAIDEGISEGSFGSLSVDDEGMEPEKSVLIKDGILKKFISDRAGELRTGHKRTGSGRRQNYSFAAASRMRNTYIAKGEHSKEDLINSISEGLYCKSMGGGSVGATGQFNFAVEEGYLIKNGKLTSPVKGATLIGDAKEVMPKISMCGNDLELAPGFCGSISGSVNVTVGQPHIKVDSITVGGR, encoded by the coding sequence ATGCTTTCGTCACAAATCAAATCAAATGAAATCGCTTTTGGTAGTTGCAATAAAGAATTATTAGAAGAAATTATTTTCTACGGCATTGGACTTGGTGCTGATTTTGTAGAAATATTTATTGAGAATACTGACAACTCAAGCGTATTAGCGGAAGAAGATTTTATTACAAGTGTAAGTCCATCGTTTGGAAGAGGTGCTGGCATTAGAATCTTCAAGGGGAAAAAGGATGGATTTGTAAGTACAAATGATTTAACAAAGCATGGCTTGATGAGATCGGTATCTCAGGCTATTGAGATGTTAGACATAACACACAACAAAACAGAAGTATTTAACGGTTTAAATAAACATAGAGACTATAGTTTATCCAAGAAAAAATGGATTAATGACGTCCCATCTATTCATGAGATAAGTGAAAAACTTCTAGTCAGCACAAAGTCTTTAAAAAAAAATAATAAAATTATAACTAGAAAAGGAAGTTATTCAAGAAATCTTCAAGAAGTAATTATAGCCTCCAGTGACGGAACTTATGTCTCAGATATTAGATTGCATCAAACAGTTGGTCTCAACGTAATTGCAAGTGATGCCCAATATAGATCTAGTGCAAGTAGAAGATTTGGATCGTCAGGAATGCCTAATGAATTCAGATTATGGGATCACGAAAAAGCAGTTAATGATGTGTTTGAAAGTTCAATGAACATGTTGTATGCAGATTATGTTGATGCAGGACAAATGCCTGTTGTTTTAGCTAATAAATTTGGTGGCGTTATATTCCATGAAGCGTGTGGTCATTTACTTGAAACTACTCAAATAGAGAGAGGAACAACACCATTTGAGAATAAATTGAATGAAAAAATTGCACATGAATCTGTAACAGCAATAGATGAAGGGATATCAGAAGGATCCTTCGGTTCATTATCAGTTGATGATGAAGGTATGGAACCCGAAAAATCAGTTCTTATAAAAGATGGAATTTTAAAAAAATTCATATCCGACAGGGCAGGTGAATTAAGAACTGGCCATAAAAGAACAGGAAGTGGAAGAAGACAAAATTATTCTTTTGCTGCAGCTTCAAGAATGAGAAATACTTATATAGCTAAAGGTGAGCACTCGAAAGAGGATTTAATCAATAGTATTAGTGAAGGTCTTTACTGCAAATCAATGGGTGGTGGCAGTGTTGGTGCTACAGGACAATTTAATTTTGCGGTAGAAGAAGGATATCTTATTAAAAATGGGAAATTAACTAGTCCAGTAAAGGGAGCAACATTGATCGGTGATGCTAAAGAAGTTATGCCAAAAATATCAATGTGCGGAAATGATCTCGAATTAGCTCCTGGATTCTGTGGATCCATTAGTGGAAGTGTCAACGTAACTGTTGGCC